The following coding sequences are from one Rutidosis leptorrhynchoides isolate AG116_Rl617_1_P2 chromosome 11, CSIRO_AGI_Rlap_v1, whole genome shotgun sequence window:
- the LOC139877935 gene encoding protein DMP6-like, whose translation MEVNVENETLDQNIQDEEAPLLDKTLLPEPIEKTLIQKAMSQTFESTAHLANLLPTGSVLAFQLLSPIFTNQGQCDPVSRGMSASLVTLCGLSCVLLNFTDSFVDEQGNLCYGFATKNGLWVIDGTTSLPQELASKYKLKFMDFMHAFMSLMVFAAVALFDQNIVNCFYPSPSDETKELLTTLPVGVGVVFSMLFVVFPTQRHGIGFPISIN comes from the coding sequence ATGGAAGTTAACGTCGAAAATGAAACATTAGATCAAAACATCCAAGACGAAGAAGCTCCTCTCCTCGACAAAACACTTCTTCCCGAACCGATTGAGAAAACCTTGATACAAAAAGCAATGAGCCAAACATTCGAAAGCACGGCTCACTTAGCCAATCTTTTGCCCACCGGTTCGGTTCTTGCTTTTCAACTTTTATCACCTATTTTCACTAACCAAGGCCAATGTGACCCTGTGAGCCGAGGAATGAGCGCTTCACTAGTCACTCTTTGTGGTCTTTCGTGCGTTCTGTTAAACTTTACCGATAGTTTTGTGGATGAACAGGGGAACCTATGTTACGGGTTTGCAACAAAAAATGGGTTATGGGTCATCGATGGGACTACAAGTTTACCACAAGAACTTGCATCAAAGTACAAACTAAAATTCATGGATTTCATGCATGCTTTCATGTCACTCATGGTTTTCGCAGCCGTTGCTCTGTTTGATCAAAATATTGTGAATTGCTTTTATCCATCGCCTTCGGATGAAACGAAAGAGCTTCTTACGACCCTCCCGGTTGGAGTTGGAGTCGTTTTTAGTATGTTGTTTGTTGTTTTTCCGACACAACGTCATGGAATAGGGTTTCCGATTAGTATCAATTGA
- the LOC139874889 gene encoding uncharacterized protein: protein MPCMPNASGSWSAIHSVVSKLHHDNVLPQESLRIKVGNGLHTDFWHDPWIGHDSLAIRFPRSFALDTVKLGSVASHFSDSGWSWLWRREHRSGAEQLQHAQLLFLLDSVSFSGEPDRWWWDKSNDGVFYTHSARKIIDSSYHASFSFKTVWCNYVPIKVNIFIWRLKLHRLATLRNLEAKGLTFDNSCCGLCDVSEESHSHLFVRCDTSYQIWCKVGRWLGISIPIWDSVDEVWSWIDSFSNHRKKKLIIMINVFSTFWNIWSLRNDIIFKDHKQWKSHVFDNIVSSGFSWLFSRLHKPKINWTDWLKDPLNSM, encoded by the coding sequence ATGCCATGTATGCCTAATGCTTCCGGCTCATGGTCTGCTATTCATTCTGTTGTTTCAAAATTACACCATGATAATGTTCTGCCTCAGGAAAGTTTGCGCATCAAGGTAGGAAATGGGTTACATACGGATTTTTGGCATGACCCTTGGATTGGTCATGACTCTTTAGCTATCCGCTTTCCTCGATCTTTCGCTTTGGATACTGTCAAATTAGGTTCTGTTGCTTCGCATTTTTCTGATTCTGGATGGTCCTGGTTATGGCGTCGTGAGCACAGAAGTGGGGCCGAGCAATTGCAGCATGCTCAGCTTCTTTTTCTTCTCGATTCTGTTTCGTTTTCAGGTGAGCCGGATCGTTGGTGGTGGGATAAATCTAATGATGGTGTTTTTTATACGCACTCTGCTAGAAAAATTATTGATTCTTCTTATCATGCCTCCTTTTCGTTTAAAACTGTTTGGTGTAATTATGTTCCGATCAAAGTTAATATCTTTATTTGGCGGCTAAAACTTCACAGACTTGCTACTCTTCGGAACTTGGAAGCTAAAGGTTTAACCTTTGATAATTCGTGTTGTGGTTTATGCGACGTTTCGGAAGAATCTCATAGTCATCTGTTTGTTAGATGTGATACATCCTACCAGATTTGGTGTAAGGTAGGACGTTGGCTTGGTATTTCTATTCCGATATGGGATTCAGTTGACGAAGTGTGGAGTTGGATAGATTCTTTTTCTAATCATCGAAAGAAGAAACTCATAATTATGATTAATGTTTTCTCGACTTTTTGGAACATTTGGTCGCTTCGCAATGACATTATTTTCAAAGATCATAAGCAATGGAAATCTCATGTGTTTGACAACATTGTTTCTTCTGGTTTCTCTTGGTTGTTTTCGAGACTTCACAAACCCAAGATAAATTGGACGGATTGGTTGAAAGATCCTTTAAATTCTATGtaa